Sequence from the Methanosphaera cuniculi genome:
AATTATAACGATAGTTATAAAATCTAAATTATTAAAAAATTATATATATGGTATTTAAAAATATTATTATATATACAAATATAACAATAGTTATAAAATAGGTGATTAAATATGAAAATAGTAGGAATTAACGCAAGTCCACGTGAAGAAAGTAACACACGTATGGCATTACAAACAGCTTTAGAAGAAGCAGAAAGAAAAGGTGCAGATGTACAAATCTTTGATACAAACAAAATGAAGATTACACCATGTCAAGGATATAACGCATGTAAAGCTAATGGAGGAAAATGTGTAATAGATGATGAAATGCAAGACATCTATGATGCAATTAACGAAGCGGATGGAGTAATACTAGCAACACCAATTTACTGGTATAGTGTAGCAGCACAACTTAAACTTGTAATTGACAGAATGTATTCATACTACATGACACCAGCAGCAGATCAACTTAAAGGTAAAAAAATAGCTATGATCACATCACAAGGAGCACCTGGAGAAGAAGCATTTGCAGATGCACGTACAGTTGTACTTAAAGGATTTGAAGCAATTGGATTTGAAATTGTTGATGATGAAGGATTCACAGAAAACAATCAACCAGCAGCAATTGCAAATAAAGATGATGACATCAAACGTGCAGTAGCTCTTGGAGATAAAATGGTGGAATAAATATATAAATATTCTATTTAGAAAATCTAAATGATATTAACCACCCAACTTCACATCACCTCCAAAACTTTCTTTTTTAATTTTATAAATATTATTCAACTTTTTTATTTAAAATAAACTATTATCTTAAAAATCTTTTTTTCTTCGATTAGTTCCACTAAAAATTATTAAAATATTATATTTTTTAGTATTTTCATAAATTATTAGGTAAATATAAAACCTAACTATTAAAATTAGTTTTAAATAATAATTTTTCTAATTAGAAAAAGCAACTTTTTTTATACAATCTTTTAAATACATGATTTAAATATAATATTAGATACTTAATTCAAATAGGTGATTTAAAATGAAAATAGTCGGAATTAATGCAAGTCCACGTGAGGAAAGTAATACACGTATAGCAAT
This genomic interval carries:
- a CDS encoding flavodoxin family protein; its protein translation is MKIVGINASPREESNTRMALQTALEEAERKGADVQIFDTNKMKITPCQGYNACKANGGKCVIDDEMQDIYDAINEADGVILATPIYWYSVAAQLKLVIDRMYSYYMTPAADQLKGKKIAMITSQGAPGEEAFADARTVVLKGFEAIGFEIVDDEGFTENNQPAAIANKDDDIKRAVALGDKMVE